The Terriglobales bacterium region AGAGAACAGTCACGGACGAATCATCTGAGCTTCGGATTGAGCGCGTCGCGCAGCCAGTCGCCGAGCAGGTTCACCGACAGCACCAGGACCACCAGCGCCACGCCCGGGAACACGGTGATCCACCACTCGCCCGAATAGAGGAACTCGTTGCCGACGCGGATCAGGGTGCCGAGCGAGGGCCGCGTGGCCGGCACGCCCACGCCGAGGAACGACAGCGTGGCCTCGGTGATGATCGCGGTGCCGATGTTGAGCGTGGCGAGCACCAGCACCGGGCCCATCACGTTGGGCAGCACGTGCGCGAGCATGATGGCGAGCGGCTTGCGGCCGATCACGCGCGCCGCCTGCACGTACTCCTTCTCGCGCTCGACCATGGTGGAGCCGCGCACCGTGCGCGCGTAGTGCACCCAGCCCGCCAGCCCGATGGCGAGGATCAGTACCGGGATGGCGATCTCGTCGTGCCGGTCGGCCGGCATCGCGACGCGCGCCACGCCGTCGATGAGCAGCGCGATCAGGATCGCCGGGAAGGATAGCTGCACGTCGGCGACGCGCATGATGAGCGCGTCGACGCGCCCGCCGAGGTAGCCGGAAAGCAATCCTAGAGAGACTCCCAAGAGGAGCGCCAGCACCACCGACGCGAGTCCGACGCCGAGCGAGATGCGCGCGCCGTGCATGATGGTGGAGAGGATGTCGCGGCCCTGGTTGTCGGAGCCGAGCAGGTAGGCGCGCTCGCCCCCCTCGCTCCAGGCCGGCGGCTTGAACGCCGCGTTCAGGTCAAGCGCGGCGGGGTTGAACGGGTCCTGCGGCGACAGCCACGGCGAAAGCAGCGCGGCCCCTACGCAGACGAGCGTAAGGGCCGCGGCGATGACGGTGACCGGCGAGCGGCGGAAGCTCCAGGCGAGGTCGTGCTCCCAGAGCCTGCGCAGGATCAGTGGCCGCCCTCGACGCGGGTGAAGCGCGCCTCCGGCCGGTCGTCGGCGATGTGCACGGTGGTGACGTTCTTCTTCATCGCCCACGGGCGCAGCTGGTGGTGCAGCGGGATGTAGTAGAACTCGTCGCGCGTGCGCAGCAGCCCTTCGCGCAGCAGCGCGTCGCGCGCCTTGGTGTCGGTGGCGATCTTGATCGCGTCGATGACGTTGTCGAGCTTCGGA contains the following coding sequences:
- a CDS encoding ABC transporter permease, which codes for MGDEEERHHRAHRRRPAGGALHPRRGRPLILRRLWEHDLAWSFRRSPVTVIAAALTLVCVGAALLSPWLSPQDPFNPAALDLNAAFKPPAWSEGGERAYLLGSDNQGRDILSTIMHGARISLGVGLASVVLALLLGVSLGLLSGYLGGRVDALIMRVADVQLSFPAILIALLIDGVARVAMPADRHDEIAIPVLILAIGLAGWVHYARTVRGSTMVEREKEYVQAARVIGRKPLAIMLAHVLPNVMGPVLVLATLNIGTAIITEATLSFLGVGVPATRPSLGTLIRVGNEFLYSGEWWITVFPGVALVVLVLSVNLLGDWLRDALNPKLR